Proteins co-encoded in one Marinobacter gudaonensis genomic window:
- a CDS encoding MATE family efflux transporter, giving the protein MQTTTQNRSLARHLYSMTWPMLFGVLSLMTFQLADSAFVGQLGRDPLAALGFTLPMQQLIIGLQVGLGIATTAIVSRTLGAGDELRAFRLGGLIITVGGSLVFVICVTLWLLQEVIMTALGAEASLLPLIRQYWIPWLIAAWTGAFLYFGYSVCRSHGDTKLPGYMMVATSLTNIALDPLYIFVFDWGLPGAAWATVTSFGMGCLVIYPKLLKRHWVRFDLQELALWKALKQLNGIMAPAMVSQLMPAVSAMLATALVAGFGSAAVAAWGLGTRLEFFSIVVVLALTMSMPPMIGRMLGAGDIEQIRRLVRLAVRFVVVWQLAIGLVWVVASGLVSDLFSSDQAVQEVLAGYLVRVPLSYSGLGVCMLMVSVCNALGLAMRALLVSTLRLFLCFLPLLWLGSQLNGIYGLMSGALVGNLCAGAMAYSFYRAGMTRLKAEMASGKA; this is encoded by the coding sequence GGGTGCTGTCGCTGATGACGTTCCAGTTGGCGGACAGCGCCTTTGTAGGTCAGCTCGGCCGGGACCCACTGGCAGCCTTGGGCTTCACCCTGCCGATGCAGCAGTTAATCATCGGCCTGCAGGTGGGCCTGGGCATCGCCACCACGGCCATTGTCTCCCGCACGCTCGGCGCCGGCGACGAGCTGCGGGCCTTCCGGCTTGGCGGGCTGATCATCACCGTGGGCGGCAGCCTGGTGTTCGTTATCTGCGTCACCCTCTGGTTACTGCAGGAAGTCATCATGACCGCCCTGGGCGCGGAGGCATCGCTGCTGCCGCTCATTCGTCAGTACTGGATTCCCTGGCTGATCGCCGCCTGGACCGGAGCCTTCCTGTATTTCGGCTACAGCGTGTGCCGCTCCCACGGCGATACCAAACTGCCGGGCTACATGATGGTGGCCACCAGCCTTACCAACATTGCCCTGGACCCACTCTACATCTTTGTATTCGACTGGGGCCTGCCCGGTGCCGCCTGGGCCACGGTGACCTCGTTCGGCATGGGCTGCCTGGTGATCTACCCCAAGCTGCTGAAACGGCACTGGGTGCGGTTTGACCTGCAGGAACTGGCACTCTGGAAGGCGCTGAAACAGCTCAACGGCATCATGGCCCCGGCCATGGTCAGCCAGCTGATGCCGGCGGTCTCGGCCATGCTCGCCACCGCCCTGGTGGCCGGCTTTGGCTCGGCGGCGGTAGCCGCCTGGGGCCTGGGCACCCGGCTGGAGTTCTTCTCGATTGTGGTGGTGCTGGCGCTGACGATGTCCATGCCGCCGATGATTGGCCGGATGCTCGGCGCCGGCGACATCGAGCAGATCCGCAGGCTGGTGCGCCTGGCCGTGCGTTTCGTGGTGGTCTGGCAACTGGCCATAGGGCTGGTCTGGGTGGTCGCGTCCGGGCTGGTGTCCGATCTGTTCTCCAGCGACCAGGCGGTTCAGGAGGTGTTGGCCGGTTACCTGGTTCGGGTGCCCCTGAGCTACAGCGGCCTGGGCGTGTGCATGCTGATGGTGTCGGTGTGCAATGCCCTGGGACTGGCGATGCGGGCACTGCTGGTGTCCACCCTTCGGCTGTTTCTGTGTTTCCTGCCGCTGCTGTGGCTGGGCAGCCAGCTTAACGGCATCTATGGCCTGATGAGCGGTGCCCTGGTGGGCAACCTGTGCGCCGGCGCCATGGCCTACAGTTTCTATCGGGCGGGCATGACGCGGCTGAAGGCCGAGATGGCTTCAGGCAAAGCGTGA
- a CDS encoding thioesterase family protein has product MARIKLAFPDDAFCFETRMPVRITDINGANHLGNDALISMLSEARAQFLVSYGLQEAGKDGTGIIVTDLATMYQSESFFPEMLRFEVGVMDFNKYGGDFVFRVTKAESGQPVALAKYGFVFFNYQRKEVVPMPESFRSRFA; this is encoded by the coding sequence GTGGCCCGAATCAAACTCGCCTTCCCGGACGACGCCTTCTGCTTCGAAACCCGCATGCCCGTGCGCATCACCGACATCAACGGCGCCAACCACCTGGGCAACGACGCCCTGATCTCCATGCTCTCCGAAGCCCGCGCCCAGTTCCTGGTGAGCTACGGTCTTCAGGAAGCGGGCAAGGACGGCACCGGCATCATCGTCACCGACCTGGCCACCATGTACCAGTCGGAATCCTTCTTCCCGGAAATGCTGCGCTTTGAAGTGGGCGTGATGGACTTCAACAAGTACGGCGGGGATTTCGTGTTCCGGGTTACCAAGGCTGAAAGCGGCCAGCCGGTAGCCCTGGCCAAGTATGGATTCGTGTTCTTCAACTACCAGCGCAAGGAAGTGGTGCCCATGCCCGAGAGCTTCCGCTCACGCTTTGCCTGA
- a CDS encoding MBL fold metallo-hydrolase: protein MEIRPAATLVLARDTSEGIEVLLLQRTWEAVFMPGYFVFPGGRVEDHEPHGRAHAVGAGDAEISQTLSVDEGGADFMLAAVRECFEESGILVAMNQQGMPVAGDHPAHGDRQALFDGELTLAQLCRKHNLSIPLDRLAYLGHWITPPGPPRRFDTRFFVTPAPEGQLASHDGIETIDHVWLRPEQALEDHRSGRRLLGLPTIRTLRILSDFDTTEALMRYAHANPPEPHPSEPWPAVKKGKPVTLEPGAPAYDEAVKLDPEGEGSTKAEITPGEPVEVAARVVRLTAPNPGMMTGLGTNTYILGHERFTVIDPGPAKDSHIERILELTGGVIDQVLVTHTHQDHSPAVAELKARTGCRVFGWPAPEGAGQDQTFVADDEPAHGDLIVTEAGILKVLHTPGHASNHLCFLLADQQLLFSGDHIMQGSTVVINPPDGDMKAYIESLYDLLAESIRFIAPAHGFLMGHPPAVIDFLITHRLSREHKVMRALEALAPADLKSLTAKAYDDVPAAIHGLAARSALAHLLKLEAEHRAYQDDDQWHLVHAN from the coding sequence ATGGAAATTCGCCCTGCTGCCACTCTGGTTCTGGCCCGAGACACATCGGAAGGCATTGAAGTCCTGCTGCTGCAACGCACCTGGGAGGCCGTGTTTATGCCCGGGTATTTTGTGTTTCCCGGTGGCCGGGTTGAGGACCATGAACCCCATGGACGGGCGCACGCGGTCGGGGCCGGAGACGCCGAGATCAGTCAGACGTTAAGCGTCGACGAAGGCGGCGCGGATTTTATGCTGGCGGCGGTTCGGGAGTGTTTCGAGGAGTCCGGGATTCTGGTGGCGATGAATCAACAGGGCATGCCGGTTGCCGGGGATCATCCGGCCCATGGTGACAGGCAGGCGTTGTTTGACGGCGAATTAACGCTGGCCCAGCTTTGCCGGAAGCACAATTTGTCGATTCCCCTGGACCGGTTGGCCTATCTGGGGCACTGGATTACGCCGCCGGGGCCGCCGCGGCGGTTTGATACACGGTTTTTCGTGACGCCGGCACCCGAGGGGCAGCTGGCCAGTCACGATGGCATCGAGACCATTGATCATGTCTGGCTGCGGCCGGAGCAGGCGCTGGAGGACCATCGCAGCGGCCGGCGGTTGCTGGGGCTGCCAACCATCCGCACGCTGCGGATTCTCAGTGACTTCGACACCACCGAGGCGCTGATGCGTTACGCCCATGCCAATCCGCCGGAGCCCCATCCGAGCGAGCCCTGGCCCGCCGTGAAGAAGGGCAAGCCGGTTACGCTGGAGCCCGGTGCCCCGGCTTATGACGAGGCGGTGAAGCTGGATCCGGAGGGCGAAGGCTCAACGAAGGCGGAGATCACCCCCGGGGAGCCGGTGGAGGTGGCCGCGCGGGTGGTGCGGCTGACAGCGCCCAACCCGGGCATGATGACCGGGCTCGGCACCAATACCTACATCCTGGGCCACGAGCGGTTCACAGTGATTGATCCCGGCCCCGCCAAGGACAGTCACATTGAGCGGATCCTGGAGCTGACCGGCGGAGTGATTGATCAGGTGCTGGTGACTCACACCCATCAGGATCATTCTCCGGCAGTGGCCGAGCTGAAAGCGCGGACTGGCTGTCGGGTATTTGGCTGGCCGGCGCCCGAGGGTGCGGGCCAGGACCAGACGTTCGTGGCCGACGATGAGCCAGCACATGGCGATCTGATCGTGACCGAGGCCGGTATCCTGAAAGTGCTGCATACCCCCGGGCACGCCTCCAACCACCTGTGTTTCCTGCTCGCGGACCAGCAGCTGCTGTTCTCCGGCGACCACATCATGCAGGGCTCCACGGTGGTGATCAATCCGCCGGACGGCGACATGAAGGCCTACATCGAATCGCTGTACGATCTGCTGGCCGAATCCATCCGGTTCATTGCGCCGGCCCACGGCTTTCTGATGGGGCACCCGCCGGCGGTCATCGATTTCCTGATTACCCACCGGCTGTCCCGGGAACACAAGGTGATGCGGGCCCTGGAGGCGCTGGCGCCGGCGGATCTCAAGTCGCTGACGGCCAAGGCCTATGACGACGTACCGGCCGCCATTCACGGCCTGGCGGCACGGTCGGCCCTGGCGCACCTGCTGAAACTGGAGGCCGAACACCGGGCCTACCAGGACGACGACCAGTGGCACCTGGTACACGCGAACTAA
- a CDS encoding succinylglutamate desuccinylase/aspartoacylase family protein, producing MLFTRLPSPIRHALIAGLVTPWLVLSVSAAPAQGETGASSTGKKSDVLIAELAEDENVEDVEDSVPLKHSERERRSASANTRSGAGIDTPSSPARKVAPNIDLKQVAPPPEAQPATQTGQTGEPPGPEVATEDTGTAAQPEILPGEVFTLLGSDVMPGTSTRLAWTPGIQIAGLSQPTPVLVVNGVNAGPTLCLTGAIHGDELNGIEIIRQTMYDLNPEKLSGRVVGIPIVNLPGFQQGSRYLPDRRDLNRHFPGHPEGSLADRIAHSLFENVIRKCDMLVDIHTGSLKRTNLPQLRADMNNPEVAEFTRGFDRMAVVHSTGSPGMLRSAAVAAGIRTVTLEAGESHRIQQHQISAGVNSLTSLMERQGMISRMFVWGDPEPVYYDSDWIRADHGGILFSEIELGARVSKGEILGYVSDPITNAQHPIRSTSDGRVIGMAVDQVVMAGFAAYHIGTEAEVPGE from the coding sequence ATGCTGTTTACGCGGCTTCCATCACCCATTCGCCATGCCCTGATCGCCGGCCTGGTCACACCCTGGCTGGTCCTGTCGGTCAGTGCTGCTCCCGCACAGGGGGAAACCGGGGCATCCAGTACCGGCAAGAAGTCAGACGTCCTGATCGCCGAGCTGGCGGAAGATGAAAATGTCGAGGATGTGGAGGACTCGGTACCGCTGAAGCACTCCGAGCGGGAAAGGCGCAGTGCTTCTGCCAACACGCGTAGCGGGGCCGGTATTGATACCCCCTCGTCGCCCGCCCGCAAGGTAGCGCCCAACATTGACCTCAAACAGGTGGCGCCGCCGCCCGAAGCCCAGCCTGCCACCCAGACGGGCCAGACCGGGGAACCGCCCGGGCCGGAGGTAGCGACGGAGGACACCGGTACCGCTGCGCAGCCGGAGATTCTGCCCGGAGAAGTGTTCACACTTCTCGGCAGCGATGTCATGCCCGGCACCTCCACCCGGCTGGCGTGGACCCCCGGCATCCAGATTGCCGGCCTGTCCCAGCCAACCCCGGTGCTGGTGGTAAACGGCGTCAACGCCGGCCCCACCCTGTGTCTGACCGGCGCCATCCACGGCGACGAGCTCAACGGCATCGAGATCATTCGCCAGACCATGTACGACCTCAACCCGGAAAAACTCTCCGGCCGTGTGGTGGGCATCCCCATCGTCAACCTGCCGGGGTTCCAGCAGGGCAGTCGCTACCTGCCGGATCGTCGCGACCTGAACCGGCACTTTCCCGGCCACCCGGAGGGCAGCCTGGCGGATCGCATCGCCCATTCGCTGTTCGAGAACGTGATTCGCAAGTGCGACATGCTGGTGGACATCCACACCGGTTCGCTCAAGCGCACCAACCTGCCCCAGCTGCGGGCCGACATGAACAACCCGGAAGTGGCCGAGTTCACCCGCGGCTTTGACCGCATGGCGGTGGTGCACAGCACTGGCTCACCGGGCATGCTGCGCTCTGCTGCGGTGGCCGCCGGCATCCGCACTGTGACCCTGGAGGCCGGTGAGTCCCATCGAATCCAGCAGCACCAGATCAGTGCCGGTGTGAACAGCCTGACCAGCCTGATGGAGCGCCAGGGCATGATTTCGCGAATGTTTGTCTGGGGTGATCCGGAGCCTGTCTATTACGATTCGGACTGGATCCGCGCCGACCACGGGGGCATCCTGTTCAGCGAAATCGAACTGGGTGCCCGGGTGTCCAAGGGCGAGATTCTGGGTTACGTCTCCGACCCCATTACCAACGCCCAGCACCCCATCCGCTCCACCAGTGATGGCCGGGTGATCGGCATGGCAGTGGACCAGGTGGTGATGGCGGGCTTTGCCGCCTACCACATTGGTACAGAGGCGGAAGTGCCCGGAGAGTAG
- a CDS encoding DMT family transporter: MSSEINGESQGENQGTLARIPGLAYIGLVLTPLFWAGNAVVARGTVDSIPPLSMSFWRWVIALAILLPFGLPGMWRHRHTIRQRFGSMLALATFSVAAFNSLLYFAATTTTATNIALINATIPIFVALLAWVLLGDRTRPLQALGIALAIIGIVIVVARGELSVLTSLQAQPGDLIMVAAVFSWGLFSVLLRRQAVPLPALTFLTTQILLGTLVILPFYLADLMFFSGGFELSRGTALPLLYFAIFPGILAYAFWNHGVYRIGPARAAIFMYLTPVFASILATVFLDESLGLPHVVGGLLILAGLLLATQTGRRAHYRPQS; this comes from the coding sequence GTGTCTTCAGAAATCAACGGAGAGAGCCAGGGAGAGAATCAAGGAACCCTGGCGCGCATTCCTGGCCTGGCCTACATTGGCCTCGTCCTGACACCCCTGTTCTGGGCCGGCAACGCGGTTGTGGCCCGCGGCACCGTAGACAGCATTCCCCCGCTTTCCATGTCGTTCTGGCGCTGGGTCATCGCCCTGGCGATCCTGCTGCCGTTTGGCCTGCCCGGCATGTGGCGTCATCGGCACACCATCCGGCAGCGGTTCGGCTCCATGCTGGCCCTGGCCACCTTCAGCGTGGCGGCGTTCAATTCGCTGCTGTATTTTGCCGCCACTACCACCACGGCCACCAACATCGCCCTGATCAACGCCACCATTCCCATTTTTGTCGCGCTGCTGGCCTGGGTGCTACTGGGCGACCGCACCCGGCCCTTGCAGGCGTTGGGTATCGCCCTGGCCATTATTGGCATCGTCATCGTGGTTGCCCGGGGCGAATTGTCGGTCCTGACCAGCCTGCAGGCCCAGCCGGGCGACCTGATCATGGTGGCGGCGGTCTTCAGCTGGGGGCTGTTCTCGGTACTGCTGCGGCGCCAGGCGGTACCACTGCCGGCCCTGACGTTCCTGACCACCCAGATCCTGCTCGGTACGTTGGTGATCCTGCCGTTCTATCTGGCGGATCTGATGTTTTTTTCCGGCGGCTTTGAGCTCTCCCGTGGCACGGCTTTGCCACTGCTCTATTTCGCCATCTTTCCCGGTATACTCGCCTACGCCTTCTGGAACCACGGTGTCTATCGTATTGGCCCTGCCCGGGCGGCGATTTTCATGTACCTGACCCCGGTGTTCGCCTCCATACTCGCCACGGTTTTCCTGGACGAATCCCTGGGGCTGCCACACGTTGTCGGTGGCCTCTTGATCCTCGCGGGCCTGCTGCTGGCCACACAGACCGGTCGTCGTGCACACTATCGCCCGCAAAGTTAA
- a CDS encoding carbohydrate-binding protein, protein MSYPLHHMFRRVFCLVLFLAGATTTLSAAAQPCDPEASQWIPSRYYPAGTVVFHKGDWYESRELHQGLEPGITFEWIELDSVPDCGKPEQAAEDAGKDAAMGAANGGGGKAVPEMPKAGPSERGMNDLGQCEKPDPWQFSRSYTVGSLATHGGQIWEAIRPTNGDMPGMTEPPRWKLVKEHCALEAL, encoded by the coding sequence ATGAGTTATCCCCTCCACCATATGTTTCGACGCGTCTTTTGCCTGGTCCTGTTTCTTGCCGGTGCCACCACCACGCTCTCGGCGGCCGCTCAGCCCTGCGACCCCGAGGCCTCCCAGTGGATACCAAGCCGCTATTATCCAGCTGGCACCGTGGTCTTTCACAAGGGCGACTGGTACGAATCCCGGGAATTGCATCAGGGGCTGGAGCCCGGCATTACCTTTGAGTGGATTGAGCTGGATTCCGTCCCCGATTGCGGCAAGCCTGAGCAAGCGGCCGAGGACGCCGGAAAGGATGCCGCCATGGGCGCTGCGAATGGTGGTGGCGGGAAGGCGGTGCCGGAAATGCCGAAAGCCGGGCCCTCCGAGCGCGGTATGAACGACCTCGGCCAATGCGAGAAACCGGACCCGTGGCAGTTTTCCCGGAGCTACACGGTTGGCAGCCTCGCCACCCACGGCGGGCAGATCTGGGAGGCCATTCGGCCGACCAATGGCGATATGCCTGGCATGACCGAACCGCCGCGCTGGAAGCTGGTCAAGGAGCACTGCGCACTGGAAGCGCTGTAA
- a CDS encoding MalY/PatB family protein, whose protein sequence is MSNPFDVPVSREHTCSVKFDARKAVFGRDDIIPVWVADMDFAVPEAVTRALQERASHPVYGYTLFPDSLYQSMIDWFADRHDWRIERDWILMAPGVVPSLNAACMAYAAPGEGVIIQPPVYPPFFSSVRHSGRAVIENPLVPDEERAGHYRMDLDHLEACAARPDARILLLCSPHNPVGRVWSENELRAVLAIARRHGLVVISDEIHCDLTFPDKPGHTVLANLAGPEDALVTAVAPSKSFNMPGLGLSALVIADPERRKAMKSVFESMHLPQCNPFSIAGFEAGYRHGGPWLDRLMEYLQGNRDFIAQAVAERLPGIRVTAPEGTYLMWLDCRELCRDRNLDDAGLKRFFVREAGVGMNPGLSFGEQGSGFMRLNIGCPRSVLEQVVSRIDAALKVPC, encoded by the coding sequence GTGTCCAATCCCTTCGATGTGCCGGTGTCCAGAGAGCATACCTGCTCGGTGAAATTTGATGCTCGGAAGGCGGTGTTTGGCCGTGACGACATCATCCCGGTGTGGGTTGCCGACATGGACTTCGCGGTGCCGGAGGCGGTCACCCGGGCGCTGCAGGAGAGAGCGTCCCACCCCGTTTACGGTTACACCCTGTTCCCGGACTCCCTGTACCAGTCGATGATCGACTGGTTTGCTGACCGTCACGACTGGCGGATTGAACGGGACTGGATACTCATGGCACCGGGCGTGGTGCCGTCCCTGAACGCCGCCTGCATGGCTTATGCCGCGCCGGGGGAGGGCGTGATTATCCAGCCACCGGTGTACCCGCCGTTCTTCAGTTCCGTCCGCCACAGCGGGCGCGCGGTGATTGAGAATCCCCTGGTACCGGACGAGGAGCGGGCAGGCCACTACCGGATGGATCTGGACCATCTGGAGGCGTGCGCGGCGCGGCCGGATGCCCGGATTCTGCTGCTATGCTCCCCCCACAACCCGGTGGGCCGGGTGTGGTCCGAAAACGAACTGCGGGCGGTTCTGGCCATTGCCCGTCGCCACGGTCTGGTGGTGATTTCCGACGAAATCCACTGCGATCTGACCTTCCCGGACAAACCCGGCCACACGGTGCTCGCCAATCTCGCCGGTCCCGAGGATGCCCTGGTAACGGCGGTGGCCCCGAGCAAGAGCTTCAACATGCCCGGTCTTGGGTTGTCGGCCCTGGTGATTGCCGATCCCGAGCGTAGGAAGGCCATGAAGTCGGTCTTCGAATCCATGCATCTGCCCCAGTGCAACCCCTTCAGCATTGCTGGCTTTGAAGCGGGCTATCGCCACGGCGGGCCATGGCTCGACCGGCTGATGGAGTATTTGCAGGGTAACCGGGATTTCATTGCGCAGGCGGTGGCAGAGCGGCTGCCCGGCATCCGGGTGACGGCACCGGAAGGCACCTACCTGATGTGGCTGGACTGCCGGGAGTTGTGTCGAGACCGGAACCTCGACGATGCCGGACTTAAGCGATTTTTCGTCAGGGAGGCAGGCGTGGGCATGAATCCCGGTCTGTCTTTTGGGGAACAGGGCAGCGGCTTCATGCGGCTGAACATCGGCTGTCCGAGATCGGTGCTTGAACAGGTTGTCAGCCGCATCGATGCGGCACTGAAGGTCCCTTGCTGA
- a CDS encoding AEC family transporter: MIGQILSTMLPVFLIAGCGALYGRYRTPDIKGLNVLNMELFVPMLVFAVLADQKAPLQDYAQLALAATVVVLGSGIVLYPLAKVLKLNLKTFLPPMMFNNSGNMGIPILVLAFGDAALPAAVVLFIVEMLLHFSVGLYMLDPHTSIIKRLRLPIVFASIAGLAVNLGGVELPEWLLETLNMLGGVCIPLMLFALGVRMLDVDFSDWKLGLLGAIACPASGLILAWPMIALLDLPGLQIAALWVFAALPPAVLNYMVAEQYQQEPHTVASLVLLSNLASLVVMPVVLGLVFAAGYV; encoded by the coding sequence ATGATTGGTCAGATCCTGTCCACCATGTTGCCGGTCTTCCTGATTGCCGGGTGCGGTGCCCTGTACGGACGCTACCGCACACCCGATATCAAGGGTCTGAATGTTCTGAATATGGAACTGTTCGTGCCCATGCTCGTATTCGCTGTACTGGCCGACCAGAAGGCCCCCCTGCAGGATTACGCCCAGCTGGCACTGGCAGCCACCGTGGTGGTTCTGGGATCAGGCATCGTGCTCTACCCGCTGGCGAAGGTACTGAAGCTGAATCTGAAAACCTTCCTGCCGCCGATGATGTTCAACAACTCCGGCAATATGGGCATCCCCATTCTGGTGCTGGCGTTCGGCGATGCCGCGCTGCCGGCGGCGGTGGTGCTGTTCATTGTCGAGATGCTGCTGCACTTCTCCGTGGGTCTATACATGCTCGACCCGCACACTTCCATCATCAAGCGTCTGCGATTGCCCATTGTCTTTGCCAGCATTGCCGGCCTCGCCGTCAACCTCGGGGGAGTGGAATTGCCTGAATGGCTGCTGGAAACCCTGAACATGCTCGGTGGTGTCTGTATTCCGCTGATGCTCTTTGCCCTGGGCGTACGCATGCTGGATGTGGACTTCAGTGACTGGAAGCTCGGTTTGCTCGGCGCCATTGCCTGCCCGGCCAGTGGCCTGATCCTGGCCTGGCCGATGATTGCCCTGCTGGACCTGCCCGGCCTGCAGATCGCCGCGCTCTGGGTGTTTGCAGCCCTGCCGCCCGCGGTACTCAACTACATGGTGGCGGAACAGTACCAGCAGGAACCGCACACGGTGGCCTCCCTCGTGCTGCTGAGTAACCTGGCGAGCCTGGTGGTGATGCCGGTGGTGCTCGGCCTGGTGTTTGCCGCCGGCTACGTCTGA
- a CDS encoding methyl-accepting chemotaxis protein has protein sequence MIGPLTVAKRLALGFGLILSLMIAVSLIGNQRVGFIDRTLTEVGDGAAVKQRYAINFRGSVHDRAIAIRDAVLVENDRELQTHLADIERLKTFYRESAGPMDAMFASEGATDRERQLLSAIKEIERRALALTEELLEMRLAGKIDQARAFLLSDVSGAYSEWLKRVNAFIDYQEEVVTSGVDEVRETAGTFNTLNLTVTGLAVILGALVAIVIIRRLKKILGGEPEDVAGAIRQLADGVLDQDLKTRYPDSVMGALQDTVERLAGIIHEVRAAAEELSNASNELEGTSENNSRQIRLQASEAEQMATAVNQMAATVNEVAGFAASAATATQKADAEVESGNRVVEETASSIGRLAQTLEQASQTVQRVSEDSANIEKIIEVINAIAEQTNLLALNAAIEAARAGTHGRGFAVVADEVRSLASRTQDSTREIQEMIGALQTGAGQASSEMESSRELARTTVDKTREAEEALARIRSEVGAINDMNAQIASASEEQSSVAEEVNRNISRIHDATVETSAGSDQVAGASRDLAVLAGQLRSRVSVFRLKG, from the coding sequence ATGATTGGCCCGCTCACCGTCGCAAAACGCCTTGCCCTTGGCTTCGGCCTCATTCTTTCGCTGATGATCGCGGTCAGTCTGATTGGTAACCAGCGTGTGGGCTTTATTGACCGCACCCTGACCGAAGTGGGCGACGGTGCCGCCGTCAAACAGCGCTATGCCATCAACTTCCGTGGCAGTGTGCATGATCGGGCCATTGCCATTCGTGATGCGGTGCTGGTTGAGAACGACCGCGAGCTGCAGACGCACCTGGCGGATATCGAGCGCCTGAAAACCTTCTATCGCGAATCGGCAGGCCCCATGGATGCCATGTTTGCCAGCGAGGGGGCCACCGACCGGGAGCGGCAGCTGCTTAGCGCCATCAAGGAGATTGAGCGACGTGCACTGGCCCTGACCGAGGAACTCCTGGAGATGCGGCTGGCGGGGAAGATCGATCAGGCCCGGGCGTTCCTGCTCAGTGACGTCTCCGGTGCCTATTCCGAGTGGCTCAAACGGGTCAACGCGTTTATCGATTACCAGGAAGAGGTGGTCACCAGCGGAGTCGACGAAGTCCGGGAAACGGCCGGCACGTTCAACACCCTGAACCTCACGGTAACGGGCCTTGCCGTGATTCTGGGTGCCCTGGTGGCTATCGTGATTATCCGCCGGCTCAAGAAAATCCTGGGTGGCGAACCGGAAGACGTGGCCGGCGCCATTCGCCAGCTGGCCGACGGTGTCCTCGACCAGGACCTGAAGACCCGGTACCCGGACAGCGTGATGGGCGCCCTGCAGGACACGGTTGAGCGACTTGCGGGCATTATTCATGAGGTGCGCGCGGCGGCAGAGGAACTGTCCAATGCTTCCAATGAGCTGGAGGGCACCTCCGAGAACAACAGCCGGCAGATTCGCTTGCAGGCCAGTGAGGCCGAACAGATGGCCACCGCCGTGAACCAGATGGCGGCAACGGTGAACGAAGTGGCCGGCTTTGCAGCCAGCGCAGCGACAGCCACCCAGAAGGCCGACGCCGAGGTGGAGAGCGGTAACCGGGTGGTTGAGGAAACCGCCAGCTCCATCGGCCGGCTGGCCCAGACCCTGGAGCAGGCGTCGCAAACGGTTCAGCGGGTGTCGGAAGACAGTGCCAACATTGAAAAGATCATTGAAGTGATCAACGCCATTGCCGAGCAGACCAATCTGCTGGCGCTCAACGCCGCCATCGAGGCCGCCCGGGCCGGTACCCACGGCCGTGGCTTTGCGGTGGTGGCCGACGAAGTACGGTCCCTGGCGTCCCGAACCCAGGATTCCACCCGCGAGATCCAGGAGATGATCGGCGCCCTGCAGACCGGAGCCGGCCAGGCATCCAGCGAGATGGAAAGCAGCCGGGAGCTCGCTCGTACCACCGTCGACAAAACCCGCGAGGCCGAGGAGGCGTTGGCCCGCATTCGCAGCGAGGTGGGTGCCATCAACGACATGAACGCGCAGATCGCCAGCGCTTCAGAGGAACAGAGCTCGGTGGCCGAGGAGGTAAACCGGAACATCAGCCGCATCCACGATGCCACCGTCGAAACCTCCGCCGGCTCCGATCAGGTAGCCGGAGCCAGCCGAGACCTGGCGGTGCTGGCGGGCCAGCTGCGCTCCCGGGTGAGCGTGTTTCGCCTCAAAGGCTGA